One window from the genome of Pyrobaculum ferrireducens encodes:
- a CDS encoding type II toxin-antitoxin system VapC family toxin: MYLIDANVFLEVLFKRQRWADSLRFLERVKRGEVGAYVLQFDLHGISAILEKPELVKIFLGEVSTWRGLEVVRSDLADEVRAAEVAEGVGLDFDDGLHYFYAKRLGLRLVSFDKDFDKTDLERVEPGEVVQ; encoded by the coding sequence ATGTATCTAATTGATGCGAACGTCTTTCTGGAGGTTCTCTTCAAGAGACAGAGATGGGCGGACTCTCTCCGATTTCTCGAAAGGGTGAAGAGAGGTGAGGTTGGGGCTTACGTACTCCAGTTTGATCTCCACGGCATCTCTGCAATTCTGGAGAAGCCGGAACTCGTAAAGATCTTCCTGGGGGAGGTCTCTACGTGGCGCGGTCTAGAGGTCGTTAGGAGCGACCTCGCTGACGAGGTTAGGGCCGCCGAGGTTGCTGAAGGCGTCGGGCTTGATTTCGACGATGGTCTGCACTACTTCTACGCCAAGAGGCTTGGGTTAAGGCTGGTGAGTTTTGACAAGGATTTTGACAAGACAGATCTAGAGAGAGTTGAGCCGGGGGAGGTTGTCCAGTAG
- the hemA gene encoding glutamyl-tRNA reductase, with amino-acid sequence MDLLSPLSAVILTYKDADADRLGKVGEEMRGCIEVLGPRRPMFVLHTCNRVEAYLYGASEEEVNSVATRYRRYVDSVKVLKGLDAARHLFRVAAGLESMLVGETDILGQVEEAFARQVRAGYTKGLLKTIVEKAIHVGKRVRTETGISRGPAGLGALSIIYASQLVDLGRAKVAVLGAGAVGAGLARELAERGVAKLYILNRTFEKAAELAAEIGAEARPLTREEVERCLRECDVVFSSIHTLDYVIDAVPQDASVKLIIDLGVPYSVAPGLPVKIVRIGDLAELAEKYNVLRMQEAVKAEAIVEEELAKLPQHLARRHIEEAISSLMAHAMAVAEEEGQRAGCQTAALAAKTTVKRTLLPLVETLKKMAQDGQLEEAVKIAHIITNAATRREQ; translated from the coding sequence GTGGACCTCCTATCCCCCCTCTCGGCGGTGATTTTAACATACAAAGACGCCGACGCCGACAGGCTGGGCAAAGTCGGCGAGGAGATGAGGGGTTGCATCGAAGTCCTGGGCCCCCGGAGGCCCATGTTCGTCCTCCACACATGCAACAGAGTGGAGGCTTATCTATACGGCGCCTCGGAGGAGGAAGTTAACTCAGTCGCCACACGGTACAGACGCTATGTTGATTCGGTAAAGGTGCTGAAAGGCCTCGACGCGGCGAGGCACCTCTTCAGAGTGGCAGCGGGGCTTGAGTCCATGCTCGTGGGAGAGACAGACATACTAGGCCAGGTGGAGGAGGCGTTTGCCAGACAGGTACGGGCAGGCTACACCAAGGGCCTCCTCAAAACAATCGTGGAAAAGGCGATACATGTTGGGAAGCGGGTGAGGACAGAGACGGGCATCTCCAGAGGCCCCGCGGGGCTCGGCGCCCTTTCCATAATCTACGCCTCTCAACTCGTCGACCTGGGCAGGGCGAAGGTGGCGGTGCTGGGGGCGGGGGCCGTGGGCGCAGGGCTCGCCAGAGAGCTGGCGGAGAGGGGCGTGGCGAAGCTCTACATCCTAAACAGGACTTTCGAAAAGGCGGCTGAGCTGGCGGCTGAAATCGGTGCCGAGGCGAGGCCCCTAACCAGGGAGGAGGTGGAGCGGTGTCTCAGGGAGTGCGACGTGGTGTTTTCCTCAATCCACACCTTGGACTACGTCATAGACGCTGTGCCCCAGGATGCGTCGGTCAAGCTAATTATAGACCTGGGCGTTCCCTACTCAGTAGCCCCCGGCCTCCCCGTGAAGATCGTGAGGATAGGCGACTTGGCAGAGCTGGCCGAGAAATACAACGTCCTGAGGATGCAGGAGGCTGTAAAGGCGGAGGCAATTGTAGAGGAGGAGCTCGCAAAACTGCCACAACACCTCGCCAGGAGGCACATCGAAGAGGCGATATCCAGCCTAATGGCCCACGCCATGGCGGTAGCCGAGGAGGAGGGGCAGAGGGCAGGTTGCCAAACCGCGGCCCTCGCCGCGAAAACCACGGTAAAGAGAACCCTACTACCCCTCGTAGAGACGCTTAAGAAAATGGCACAAGACGGCCAGCTAGAAGAGGCAGTGAAAATAGCCCACATAATAACCAACGCCGCAACTAGAAGAGAACAATAA